CTGGACTCTGATAAGCTGGAGGACTATTTTCACTTTCGCCGAGATTCAATAGATTATTTCTATCAAAGCTACCTCGATAATCTAGGCGCACTTGTGCCTGTTGCGAAAGTCATCACTAAATTGCCCGGAGGTCAAAAATTGATGGGTGCGATGATTAAGCGGACGATGAAAAAGCAAGCAGTAAAAGAGCGAGGAACGATACGTTTTATCGAGGAAAATGACATTGAGAAAATAGACGCTTATTGGGGCAGCAAGAACAACTGGGAGGCGATTCCTGCAAAGGTGTCTGAAATGAAGAAATTCGCGGATTGGGATAAAGTCATCAAACTTGACCACGGGTATGATGAGAATAAGCCAACATCGCAATTAAATCTTGAAGATATCAAGGGTGCTGCGAAATTTCGTGGTGGTGAATGTCTTTCAACAGATATGGAAACGGGGAATTGGGCAGGCAAACTTGATTTCAAATGTGCGTTCGACCATACCTTTACGGCTAGCCCCAAGCTTATGCTAGAAGGTGGACATTTCTGCCCGCAGTGTGAGCTCGAAAGCTGGAATTACAAAGAACGTGCGAAGCGTGAACCGTTCTTTGCTCAGGTTTGGAACCCTATTCAAAGTAAGGCAGACGGACGCGAGTATATGAAATCGTATCAGAATTAGATGGTATTACCTCACTTCTGATATGTTAATACTTAATACAAAGGTTGATCTTTTTGAAGATCAGCTTTTTTGATTTCATAAAGAGGGAGAGAATAAAAGCGTATTTGTTGACAAATAGTCTAATTAGACTAATAATATAAACAGTCTAATTAGACTATTGAAGAGAGGATGAGAATAATGATCAAATCATTTCTAATGATTGGACAGTCAAATATGGCTGGACGAGGATTTATACATGAAGTACCCCCAATTTATAACGAGAGAATCCAAATGCTACGTAATGGCAGATGGCAAATGATGGCTGAACCTATTAATTATGACCGTCCTGTTTCTGGAATAAGTCTGGCAGGATCATTTTCGGATGCATGGTGTCGTGAAAATGAAGAAGACATCATTGGCTTAATTCCTTGTGCTGAGGGTGGGAGCACCATTGATGAATGGGCTGTAGATGGGGCACTTTTTAAACATGCATTACAAGAAACTAAATTTGCTATGCAAAATAGTGAATTATCGGGGATTTTATGGCATCAAGGAGAAAGTGATAGTAGTAATGGCAACTATAAAGTCTATTATCAGAAATTACTTATAATGGTTACGACGCTTAGAAAAGAGTTAGATGCTACAAATATTCCATTTATAATTGGTGGTTTAGGGGATTTTTTAGGCAAAGAAGGATTTGGGAAACATTGCACTGAATACGAGTTGATGAATCAAGAGTTACAAAAATTTGCTTTTGAACAAGATGATTGTTACTTTGTTACAGCTTCAGGTTTAACTTCTAATCCGGATGGTATTCATATCGATGCAATATCTCAAAGAAAATTTGGGTTGCGATATTTTGAAGCTTTTATTAATAAGCAACATGTACTTGAGCCGCTAATTAATGAACAGGAGTTGTTAAGTCTCCATAATGCAAGAACACACACTAAAGCGGAAAAAATGTATATATTGAGTATGGATTTTGCTTTAGGAAAAATATCATTTGACGAATTTCAAGCCAAGTTTATACAAATCAACAATGATTAAACCTAGTAGCATTTTGACGGAGGCGTTGAGTTGATAATATTACTGATTTTAGGATTATTAAAACAAAATCCAGGGGCTCACGGTTATGAATTGTTATCCTTAATGGAAGAAAAACACTATAAATATATAGTGAATTTCACCAAAGGGTCCTTTTATTATAATCTTGGGCAATTAGTAGAGAAAAAGTATATTGTAAAAGTTGACCAAAGAGACAGCACCAGAGAGACACATAATTATAACATCACGGAATTAGGGGAAAAAGAGTTTGAAAAGTTGATGTTCAAATATGGGTCTAAGACAGACTATATAAACCTATCTTTTTATGTAGCAATGTTATTTTCAGATGAATATAAAAAAGAAGAGCTAACTAAATTAATAGAAATACAAATCGAACAAACTAAAAATAAGATTTCTTTAATACAGCTATCTCTTGAGAACGATGAAAATATCACTGCTTATTTTAAAAAAATGTTAGAAAATTCACTTTCCCACCATATAGTAAATATTCAATGGTTTGAAGGTTTGCTTGAAGATATAAAAAAAGAAAACTGATCAAAGCTCAACGGTTATTCTAGTAACCTATTTGAACATACGTTTTTCTAGTTCATATAGATAAAGATCATGAATTTCTTTGTTTTCAATATCTTGACCTACAAAAAAAACTAAAGTTGGGTCACTCACGGGATATGCATAAGTAAGGTATGTTCTGTGCATAAAATCATAGTCCATCTTTTTTAACTTGAAGTCAATTTGATACTTATCTTCTAAATAGACTTCGAATTGTTTTTTATGAGTTATGGACTTCCATGGTAATCCGAAGAATAAAAAGTATATTCCTATAAGGAATATCAAAAAAATTATTAGAATGAGCGATTTTTTACTTAGAATAGGGTGTTTCATATATTAATACCCCTCCTTGTAAAATAAGACAAAAGCGAGCCTCTAAAATCACTTTTAGGCTCGTTTTGCGTTTCGTGAATTGTATTTACTTATTTTAGAATCCTGCCCACTACTAGTATATATTTTAAATAGTCGCCATAATTGCCTGCTGTAAACTCCGTTTTCTGCTGAAATACTTGATCTTTTATGAGGGCTGGACGAGGACGTAGTTGTTCTGTTGTTGGGTTAAGATCAGCTTCCATTTGAAAGGTATTATTAAATATAACAATAACATGTAGATCTTCTTTACCTTTAGGTATAGAAATTCCACTAATATTTTTTGCGCTTAAATTGATATTTCCCTGCTGAAGCTTATTTTCAATTAGTTCACTCAGCGTCAAATCAAAAGTGGTTGGTAAAATTCCATTCTGATTAGCAATTCTATCAGGAGGAATGTCCGATTCCTTAATAGACTTTACAATATTAAATCCGTTGATCGCTTCATCTTCCAAGTGCAAAATACCCGTTTGGCTATCGTGAGTTCCCCTTAAATTCATATTATCCAACAGTACACGAATAGGTAACATAAAAGATTGTTTGTATACTACTGGAACAGTATCCATTGTTTTCACTACACCATCTACTATTATCTTATTCGAATTCTCTGTTAAAATAATTTTCTTACCATTCTTTTCAATTATTGCTTGTTTTAATTCGGCATTATACGACACTGAAGCTCCTAGTAGTTCACTTACTGCACGAAGG
This genomic stretch from Paenibacillus sp. FSL H7-0737 harbors:
- a CDS encoding sialate O-acetylesterase; translation: MIKSFLMIGQSNMAGRGFIHEVPPIYNERIQMLRNGRWQMMAEPINYDRPVSGISLAGSFSDAWCRENEEDIIGLIPCAEGGSTIDEWAVDGALFKHALQETKFAMQNSELSGILWHQGESDSSNGNYKVYYQKLLIMVTTLRKELDATNIPFIIGGLGDFLGKEGFGKHCTEYELMNQELQKFAFEQDDCYFVTASGLTSNPDGIHIDAISQRKFGLRYFEAFINKQHVLEPLINEQELLSLHNARTHTKAEKMYILSMDFALGKISFDEFQAKFIQINND
- a CDS encoding PadR family transcriptional regulator, which encodes MIILLILGLLKQNPGAHGYELLSLMEEKHYKYIVNFTKGSFYYNLGQLVEKKYIVKVDQRDSTRETHNYNITELGEKEFEKLMFKYGSKTDYINLSFYVAMLFSDEYKKEELTKLIEIQIEQTKNKISLIQLSLENDENITAYFKKMLENSLSHHIVNIQWFEGLLEDIKKEN
- a CDS encoding YfjL-like protein produces the protein MKHPILSKKSLILIIFLIFLIGIYFLFFGLPWKSITHKKQFEVYLEDKYQIDFKLKKMDYDFMHRTYLTYAYPVSDPTLVFFVGQDIENKEIHDLYLYELEKRMFK
- a CDS encoding copper amine oxidase N-terminal domain-containing protein, encoding MKLLQLSLAVTLASTLLFGPSYPSFAASTTINSPVLLQINEYNILYTYPKQPYIDSKQRLIVPLRAVSELLGASVSYNAELKQAIIEKNGKKIILTENSNKIIVDGVVKTMDTVPVVYKQSFMLPIRVLLDNMNLRGTHDSQTGILHLEDEAINGFNIVKSIKESDIPPDRIANQNGILPTTFDLTLSELIENKLQQGNINLSAKNISGISIPKGKEDLHVIVIFNNTFQMEADLNPTTEQLRPRPALIKDQVFQQKTEFTAGNYGDYLKYILVVGRILK